AGTCGATGGACAACGGGTTGATATTCCCGTACCGGCGAACAACCGCCCAAGCTAATCCAGTGGTGCTAAGAGTCCTAACCCGGGCTTACCGGATCCCTTCGGGGTGATGGTGTCCGGTCTAACGCTCGACCCCATGCTGGTGCGGCTAGCGTATGAACAGGTGTGACGCAGGAAGGTAGCTGAGCCAGGCGATGGTATCCGTAAGGTGAACCTGGTGTAAGGATGTAGGGCTGACGATAGGCAAATCCGTCGTCTGTGTGCCTGAGATCCGACGCGTACCCGTTTTGGGGAAATCAGTGATCCTATGCTGCCGAGAAAAGCATCGACGCGAGGTTGCAGCCGCCCGTACCCGAAACCGACTCAGGTGGTCAGGTAGAGAATACCAAGGAGATCGAGAGAATCGTGGTTAAGGAACTCGGCAAAATGCCCCCGTAACTTCGGGAGAAGGGGGGCCGGACACGTGATACGAACTTGCTTTGTTGAGCGTTGAAGGCCGCAGAGACCAGTGGGAAGCGACTGTTTACTAAAAACACAGGTCCGTGCGAAGTCGCAAGACGATGTATACGGACTGACGCCTGCCCGGTGCTGGAAGGTTAAGAGGAAGGGTTAGCCTTTGGGCGAAGCTCTGAATTTAAGCCCCAGTAAACGGCGGTGGTAACTATAACCATCCTAAGGTAGCGAAATTCCTTGTCGGGTAAGTTCCGACCTGCACGAATGGCGTAACGACTTCCCAGCTGTCTCAACCGCGAACTCGGCGAAATTGCACTACGAGTAAAGATGCTCGTTACGCGCAGCAGGACGGAAAGACCCCGTGACCTTTACTACAGTTTGGTATTGGTGTTCGGAGTGGCTTGTGTAGGATAGGTGGGAGACTGTGAAGCGGGCACGCTAGTGTTCGTGGAGTCATTGTTGAAATACCACTCTGGTCACTTTGGATGTCTAACGTAGGACCCTGATCGGGTTCATGGACAGTGCCTGATGGGTAGTTTAACTGGGGCGGTTGCCTCCCAAAGAGTAACGGAGGCGCCCAAAGGTTCCCTCAACCTGGTTGGCAATCAGGTGGCGAGTGTAAGTGCACAAGGGAGCTTGACTGTGAGACTGACAGGTCGAGCAGGGACGAAAGTCGGGACTAGTGATCCGGCAGTGGCTTGTGGAAGCGCTGTCGCTCAACGGATAAAAGGTACCTCGGGGATAACAGGCTGATCTTGCCCAAGAGTCCATATCGACGGCATGGTTTGGCACCTCGATGTCGGCTCGTCGCATCCTGGGGCTGGAGTAGGTCCCAAGGGTTGGGCTGTTCGCCCATTAAAGCGGTACGCGAGCTGGGTTTAGAACGTCGTGAGACAGTTCGGTCCCTATCCGCTGCGCGCGTTGGAAATTTGAGAAGATCTATCCCTAGTACGAGAGGACCGGGATGGACGAACCTCTGGTGTGTCAGTTGTTCTGCCAAGGGCACCGCTGATTAGCTACGTTCGGACCGGATAACCGCTGAAAGCATCTAAGCGGGAAGCCGTCTTCGAGATGAGATTTCCATGCACCTTGAGTGTGAGAGGCTCCCAGCAGACTACTGGGTTGATAGGCCGGATGTGGAAGCGGGGACTAACGACCCGTGGAGCTGACCGGTACTAATAAGCCGAAGACTTGACAACACACTTTTTACCCACACCATTCGTGGTGTGGGGCTCGCGTCCACTTTGTGGTTCCCGACAGACGATCGGGAACATGAAACTGAACACCGCGCATGCGCGGGACAGCTTTCTTGATCCGATGGGTCAAGTCGAAGGTGTTCCGGTGGTCATAGCGAGAGGGAAACGCCCGGTCACATTCCGAACCCGGAAGCTAAGCCTCTCAGCGCCGATGGTACTGCAAGGGGGACCTTGTGGGAGAGTAGGACGCCGCCGGACTCAACGTTGGTAACACCAGGAAACCCCTGACCATGACTGGTCAGGGGTTCCCTGCGTTTCCGGGCGATCGACACGGCGCCGTCGGCTCGTCGTCGCGGCAGTAAGATCGGCCGACGACGAAGGAGAGCGATGACCGATCAGCTCGTGGTCACGCCGCCGGAGCCGGGAGCAGCGTGGCCGGTGCTCACCGATGCCACACGGGCAGCGCTGCGGCAGATCCTCGTGCACGGTGTGCTGTCACGTGCGGAGATCGCCCGTGCGCTCGGGCTCTCCCGTGCCAGTCTCACCCGGGCTGTCCGCACCCTGCAGGAGCACGGCTTCGTCACCGAGTTCGGCACCGGCGTCCGCGGGGCCACCGGGCGCCCGTCGGAACTCCTGCGCGCGAGCAGCGGGTCGTGGGAGTTCCTCGGCGTGAAGCTCACGCCTGACCGCGTCTACGCCGCCGTCACCGACCTGGGTGGCCGTGTGCTCGCGCTGCACGAGGAGGCCCTGCGGGACACTGCGCCGGGCGCACTGGTGGCCCAGGTGGCCGAGGTCGTGGGCGCACTGCGTGGGGCATCGCCGGCGATCTGCGCCCTGGGCGTCTCGGTACCGGGTGACGTGGTCTCGCGTGGTGGCATCACCGTCGTGGAGGTCTCGCAGTTCCTCGGGTGGCGCGACGTGGCGCTGTCCGGGCTGCTCGAGGAGGCGACCGGGCTCGTGACGTTCACGTCGAACGACGTCGACGCGCTGACCGCGAAGGAACACTGGATCGGGGCCGGTGCCGGCGTCCGGTCCATGGCGCTCGTCACGGTGGGTACGGGTGTCGGGTTCGGCTTGGTCACGAACGGCGAGGTCTCCGAGGGGTCACACGGGCGGTTCGGTCGCGTCGGGCACCTGCCGGTGTACGGCGGCGGC
The Curtobacterium citreum genome window above contains:
- a CDS encoding ROK family transcriptional regulator, producing the protein MTDQLVVTPPEPGAAWPVLTDATRAALRQILVHGVLSRAEIARALGLSRASLTRAVRTLQEHGFVTEFGTGVRGATGRPSELLRASSGSWEFLGVKLTPDRVYAAVTDLGGRVLALHEEALRDTAPGALVAQVAEVVGALRGASPAICALGVSVPGDVVSRGGITVVEVSQFLGWRDVALSGLLEEATGLVTFTSNDVDALTAKEHWIGAGAGVRSMALVTVGTGVGFGLVTNGEVSEGSHGRFGRVGHLPVYGGGPDCGVGHHGCVSSYLPSSIIVKNAGAADDGYDEVVERARDGEPRALQAFRDAGTALGALLSSVVTLVDPESIVLTGDGLPVYDIARAEVDEAFRRGLRPYDAAVPIVVQPFEFSEWARAAAVLAIRRSLRY